Genomic segment of Streptomyces sp. NA02950:
GAACCCGGATCATCGGGCTCCCCAGGAGGACACGGACCGAGGAACTCCGCCGCGGCCCACGGCTCGTCGGCCGCACCGGCGTCGGCGGCGGCCTCGGCCGGTATGCGGGCGACCAGACTGAACCCGCCCTGCGGCGTCGCAAACGTCCACACGGCTCCCCCCACCATGGAGACCCGCTCGCGCATCCCGGTGAGGCCATGGCCACCCCCCGGTGTCGGTCCGGCCACCGGCTTGGGCGGCGGGCCGTTGCGGATGCTCACTTCCACGCTCTGGGCGGAGGCCACGACCGTCACGCGGACCTCGGCTCCAGGCGCGTGCCGCACCGCGTTCGCGATCCCCTCTTGGATCACGCGGTAGGCGGCCCGCTGGGCCGCCGCGTCGGCTTTCTCGGGCTCTCCGCTGACCTGACACGTTGCTAGTACGCCCGCGTGCCGTACTTCGTTCACCAAAGCCTGAACGTCTTTCCGCCACGCTCCGGTTCCGAGGGCCCCCGAACCGGCCGATGCCTCGCCCTCTCCCCCGCCCTGCCCGTCCACGTCCTCGTACCGCAGCACGTCCAGCAGATCCCGCAGTTCACCCATGGCACGTCGGCCCAGATCGCCGAGAAGACGGGCTCTGGTGTGCGCCGTGGACTCCTGGGCCTCGCTGATTTCCAGAGCTCCTGCTTGGATGACGATGAGCCCCACATAGTGGGCGACCACGTCATGGATGTCCCGGGCGATCCGTGCGCGCTCCTCCAGCCGGGCGTTCCGCGTGGCCAGTTCCTGCTCCCGCTGGAGTTGCCCCGCCCTGCGCCGCAGGCTCCGAATGAGCGCCCGGTGCGCGCGAACCGTCGTGGCCACCAGCGTCGGAGCGATGAGCATCGGGAGCAGGTAACCCACCGCGGCGTCCTCGACGAACAGCGGCACGGGAGGTCGTTCGCCGGTGATCAGCAGGAAGTCCAGGACGGGCACGGTCACGCTTGCCATGCCGACCGTCACCGCCCAGCGGGTCCGCCCACGCACGACCAGGGTGTAGATCGCTAGGGGAAAGGTGATTCCGCAGCCTCCCAACCACAGGTCGGCGAGGGATGCCGCGGCCAGGACCATCGGCAGTCGTCGGCGGGTCAGGATCGCGAGAGCGGAGAGGATTTCCGCGGCGTTGACCGCCACGAGGAGGGCGCTGGAGGATGCCCCGTCACCGGGCTCCGGGTACGTCATACGCCAGATCGGAAGGAACACCAGCCACTGCAGGAGGCTGTACGCCATCGCGGCCACCGTGAGCGCGGCATCGATCGCAATGTCCCGACTGATCAGCAGCTGCCCCTCCTTCGCTCTCGCCGGTGCTTGGACCGCCGCGCGGACGGTCGCTCGGGGAGCCTCACGAGCAGCGGTCTGACCCATGCCGCGGGCGCCCGGATCTCCCTTGTGCCGGCTGCCATCGCCGTCCTCCCTGCCAACTTCCTGTCACGCCGGAGGCCGAGGGCCGGGCCCATACCGGTTTGCGGACCCGCTGGCCTTATGTGGCGGCCGCGTGCGCCGACCGGCTCGCACCGGGACCCTCCGGTGCCTGGCAGGCGCGGGGGCCGGGGTACCGTCGCTCCGAATCGACGGTACCCCGGCCGGTCATGGTGCCGTGGGGACCCAACAGACTTCCTGTGTCGGCTACTTCACGTTGACGGCGTTCCATGCTGCGGCGACGGTCCGGGCCTCGGTACTGTCCTTGCCGAACAGGTCGGCGGCAGCCTGCACCGAGCCCTTCCGGGCATCCTGGAAACCGGTGTTCGAGGTGAAGTACGTCGTCACGGCCCGGAACCAGATCTTCTCGGCCGCGTCGTTGCCGACTCCCTTCACCTGGGAGTTGTCGCACGTCGGACTGTCGCCGAACTTGGACTTACCGCTGCCGTTGGCCAGCAGGAAGAAGAAGTGGTTCGACACCCCGCCGCCGGAGTGCGGACCCAGCTGGCCGACGCCGGGTGAGAAACAGTCAGGAGAATTTCCGTCCTTGGAGGGGCGGTCCATGAACCGCTGCAACTGCTTCTGCCGGCCGTCGGCTTCGAGGCTCTCGCCTAGTGTGAAGTCCGGCGGGTCCTTCGGGTTGTTGGTGAAGAACTCGGTCATCGTGCCGAAGATGTCACTGGTGGACTCGTTGAGCGCCGACGGCTCACCCTGTTCGGACAGGGCGTTGTTCGACAAGGTCACCAGATGGCCCATCTCATGGGCAACGACGTCGAGTTCAGCGAGCGGCTTGACGTTCCGGCCGTCCCCGTCCCCGAAGACCGCGACAAAGTTCTGCGGGTCGGCGAAGGCGTTGACGACACCGTCGCCGTAGTGAGAGTAGAGGGTCGGGCCTCGCCCGTCACCGCCAAAGCCGTCGCGACCGAACTGCTTCTGGAAGAAGTCCCATGCCTGGGACGCTCCGAAGTGCACGTCGGCTGCGGCGGTGGAGCGATCGGCGTCGTCTCCGGTGCCGAAGGTGTTGTCCTGGTTGACGACGGCAGCGGCTCCGGGCACGCCGAGCGGATTGCCGTTGTCGCCTCCGCCCTGGCCGTTATCGCCTCCGTCCGGGGGTGGGGCGGTGCTACCACCGCCGTCCGGAGGTGAGGCGCTGCCGGCACCGCCCTGGTCATCGCCCGCGCTCTGGGGTGGGTACTGTCCGCCCTGGTCCTCGTCGGCGTCCTCAGGCGGAGTATCTCCGCCCAAGTCATCACCCTCGCCCAGGGACCGCGTGCCTGCGCCCGAGTACGGGATTCCGGCAAGGCGCCTGCCTGGCTCGCCCGCTCCGTAGCAGACCGGTACTCCGCTCAGGCAATACGCCGCGGAAGCCGCACGCAGGGCTGGCAAGGGCCCTATGCCGAAGGCGGCCCCTTGATTCCCGTTCCGGCCGTCACCGGAACCGTCGCCACCACCAGAGGGATCCTGCGGACCACTTGCGTCATCGGGGCCGCCGGTGCCACCACCGGGGCCACCGCCCGCACTCTGGCATTCCGGGTCCTCCGGCGCGCACTGGTTCTTGGCGTCCAGGGTGGTCATCCCGCCCCGCGTGCCGTCCTTGAGTTCGAACCCGCCCTGCCGGCTGGGTGTGGTCTCCAGCTCCACCTGCCCGCTGAACAGCGTCTTGCCTGTCCCCTTCTCCTGCAGATAGCGGTCCCGGGTGCCCAGGATGAACCCGTTCTCCGCTTCGACGTAGGTATGCACCTCGGCGGGGGTGCCGTCGGCGCGGACTCCGCGGATCACGTTCTCGTAGGCAAGCTGAGATCGCTTCTTCCCCGCCCACACGACGAGCCGGGATCCCGCCCGGGCGTCCCGCGCGGCCCGGGCCGAGTTCTTGCCCGGGCCGGCCGCCAAGCCCTTCTTGCCCTTTCCGTCCGTCGCTCGTTCCCGCACGGGGGTGTGCTTGAACGCGCTCTTCCACGCGTCCTCGGCGGAGAGCGTGGGGTGGGTGTCGAGGTCCGGCGCCGACGAGATCGTCTGGCTGGTGCTCTTGAGCCGACCGTCCTTGGTCATATGCAGAACAAGGTCGCCGCCGATGACCGGCAAGCCCTGGTAGTACCGGTCCATCCGGATGTGCCGGTCGCCGTTCGCGTCCTGCTGAATGGCCCTCGTCCGGAACGTCTGGCCGCGCGCGTCATGCGTCTGGGCAGGATCGCTCTTGAGAGCCTCGTAGGCCAGTAAGCGAATGTCCGACCCCCGCGGATCATCCGGGTTGGCCGACGCGTTGATCGCTATGGCGGTGACGAGGGAGCCCACAAGTCCCATGGTCGCTAAGAGAGACGTGCGCCGGCTGTAGAGGGGAGATCGTCGTCGCCGTGTCTTGTGAAGTCCTCCTGTTGACAGGTGGATTGGTCGCGTAGACGACCTCTCGGCACACGGTGTGCCGAGACACCCGGCAAGGCGGGACTGGAGCGCATACCCCTCTCCGCACCTGTTTCGCGGCTCGCAGGGCGCTCGGACGGGGGCAAGAGCGCCCTTGTTCCGCGCCGGGAAAGTATTGCGGCGCAAGCCGCGGCAGGCGCATCGATAGCGGCGTTTGAATTCCGCGCCGATGCCCGCCTGTGCCGGGTGAGAGGAATTCAAGGACCGACGAACGTCCCGCGGATCGGCCTGAAGGAGGACCCTTCCCTCGACCAACGTCGGTGCTTTCCGGGCTGTCGGCGCCAGTCGTCGAGGTCGTGGTGGACGGCGGTGACGTCGTGGTGGTCACGGCCCCGCCCGGGAGGACGCGGTTGCCGTGTCCGGTGTGCGGGACGCCTACGGCGAAGGTGCACGGGTACCAGGGCCGGACGGTGAGGGACGTGCCGGTGACGGCCCGGCCGTCAGGTCGTCGACCACGTGTTGCGACGACTTCTGGAAAGCGCCGTCCCGATGACGGGGGAGGTCGATCGTCGGCCCGCCAGTGCCTGATGGCACGTCATCATCAGTCCCGAAAGGGCGCCTGCATTCCCGCCGCTGCGGTTAGGGGGTGCCCTTGGTGAACAGGGTTCGTTCGAGCGCGGATCGGATGGAGCCGGAGGCGCTGTCACTGGCCGGGGTAAGCGCCAGTACCGCCGTCATCAGAAGCAGCACCCGAACGCCTCCGCCGGTGGCGCTGTCCACTCCGGGCAGCAACGGAATGACCCCGGCGAACGCCACGAGAACGAGGCTGGAGCCGGTGCGGCGCACGAGCCGGGCGGCCCGGGAGGCCGACGGCTCAGCAGTGCTGTGTTGCATGAGGGCCTCCAGATCGCCCGTAGCGAGGGCGAGGACACCCATGCGCAGCGAGGTGGTGATTGCGTCGTACTCCTGGGCGGTGCGCACCTGAGTGATCGCGCGGTCGTGGCGTCGGATCAGTTCTGCCAGAGCCGCGTGGAACTGTCTTGCCTGGCGTCTTGCCGCGACCTCAGTGATCGAGGTTCTACGTCGAACGATCGCGGTCTCGTTGGCGACTTGGGTTGCAACGGCAAGTCGGTCCCTGACGACCTTGATGTTTCGCGGATCCCACCACCGGGCCCGCCCTTGGAAACACGCCGCTGTGGCCGCCGTGAGTGCGACCAGCACGGCGTCGAGGGGACGAGGTCGATGAGGCTGCTGGTATCTGCGGTTGAGCAGTCCTTCAACCGTGCCGATCCAGCGGTTCACTTGTAAGCCCAGGATCACACCGAACAGCCCTGCCGCAGCCGTGATCAACTGCTGGCCTGGCGGGATGGACAAGGCTGTCTCAACGGTCAGCCAGGAAGCCACAACAGCGACAGAAGCAGTGGCAAGCACCATTCCCGGTACAAACCAATAAGCAACCTGCGGATGCGTGACGCGCCAGATCGTGCCTCGAAGGCCGAGTGCCCCGAAGACGGAGACGATCTCGCGCATGTCATTCCGGGTAACGAGGAGAGTGCTGAGACAGACGGCGGACCAGGTCGCTGTGGGAAAGAGCCACCAGGGCGCGCCGGTGGTACCGTCGGTGCCCGTCGCGAACAGTGTGGCCACCACACCGGCAGTGACAGAGGCTGCCGCCATTCCGACTGCTGTGACAACGGTGGCGACGTAGTTGGTCACAAACCGCAGGTTCAGCGGGTAGCGGTTACGGATCCAAGCGTGGAGCACAGCCGTCTGGACCATGCGCCGCTCGCTGTCACCGAGATCGGGAAAGGCCAGCACATACCGGCGGGTCTGTGAAGCGATGTCCCGCAACCACTGTGCCTCCTGGCGGAGAAGTTCGTCATGGCTCAAGACCCGCATGCGGCTGAGTCTTCCCAAGGTGAGGCCGCCACAAGCTCGTTGATCGGTCTTACGACGAACGATGCGCGCAGCTGTTCGCGTTCGGCGACGTCGAACGTCGACTGGTGGTACTGCACGCGGACAACCCATGTGGATGGCGGGCCGGGGACGCGGCTCTCGACGGCATGAGCCGCCCGCCAGACCGCCTCAACGCGTTGACGGATGCCGTGCGCGACGGGTTGGACCTGGCGATGGTCGCCGATACGCGGAGGGGACGCTGGACGTGGTTGACGCCCTGGTGGCTGCCCGCACCTGGATGGACGGGCCTCGAGCCGAAACGTGGTCCCCCGGTCACGGGACAGCTGCAGATGGCGGCGGGGCGAGGCTCATGCCCGGGCATCGCGCATGGCCGCGCCCCGCTCCGGACGCACTGGCCGTACGCGGTAACCGGTGTTCGAGGGTGATGTGACTGGGTGGGGCTGTGGTTTACGCGGGCCAGGAGGTGGCGGAGCCGTCGGCGGACCAGATACCGGCGACGCGGGGGGTGCTGGTGGACAGGCCGGTGATGCCTGCGGTGTAGGCGCGGGTGACGAACGCCTGGATGCGGAAGCCGAACACGACGCTCGCGCCGATCTCGGGGGCGGCGTGTCCCGTCGGGTGCAGCTGGCCGTAGTAGTCGATGGCCTGCGCCGGCGGCAGGGTGGCGGACAGCAGTGCGGCCGAGGACGGGTCGTGGCCGACGATGGCCCGCATGGGGTAGGGCGGGAAGACGGGGTCGACGTACATGCCGCCGCCGAAGCAGTAGGCGCGACCGCCGTAGAGGTGGCTGACCTCGCTGAGGTAGCACACTGCTGGCAGTTCGGGCAGGTCACGCACGGCGTGCCAGGGGGTGGTGCCGGTCAGGGCGTGGCCTGGTTCGACCTGGGTGACCCCGACGGAGGCGAGGGCAGAGAGGGTCTCGGTGGAGGTGGTGCCGGGGCCGTTGATCTGGATGTCGGTGCGGCCGTGGTCGCCCAGCCGGCTCGCGGCCCGCTCCAGGGTGGTGAGGTTGCGGGTTCGGCGCACGGTGCGGGTCTCGCGGTCGAACAGCAGGGCGGGAAAGGTGGTGATGCCGGCGAAGTGCGCCGAGTCGAGGGCATCGAGCTGGTCGGCGACGGCGAGGACATCGCCGGCGGGGAAGCCGCCTTCGTGCCCGGAGTAGAACTCATCACCTTCGGCGTACACGCGCGCGAGCAGCGCCTGGTCGTGGCCGCAGGCGGCTGCGGCCTTGGCTGCCTGGCGTGCCTTGTCGTGGTTGAAGACGGTCCAGTTGGCCGGGTGCATCGACGCTGCGGCGCTGGCTTCGGCCTGGGGGACTTGCACGAGGTGCCCGATGTGGCCGAGTTGCATGCCGGCTCGGAAGGTGGCGCGGGCGCATTCCATGTCGACCGCGACGCTGGCTTCGATGCCACCAGCGGTGATCGCCTTGCATGCGTCGGGATTGCGGCCGATCTGCTTCGTCATGGCGAAGGCGGTCAGCCCGAGCCGGGTGGCCTCGCTGGAGATGGACTGGGCGTTTGCGGTGATCGCATCGAGGTCGAGGACATAGGTATTGGCCGGCAGCTGTCCCTGCTGATGGAGGGAGATGGCCGCGTCGATCAGTGCGGGATTGCGGCGGCGGAGGAGGTCGAGGAACACGGTGGGACTCCGGTCGAGATGGCGCAGGTCGCTGGCGGGCGCGGGATCAGTGAGTGAGGGTGACTTTGTTGAGCCCGGTGGGCTGGTCGGGGTCTATGCCGAGGGCTGCGGCGGTGGCCAGGGCGAGTTGCTGACCCCGCACGGTGGCCAGCAGGCACTCGCCCATGTGACCGAGGGCAGGCCATCTGGCGTCGGCCTCGATTCCCGTGCCGCTCAGGCTGACCTGCGCCCCGCGGCGGGTGAGGTCGCCGCGCAGCGCGCGGGTGTCGTCATCGGCCGGGCCGGAGCCGGCGAACAGTACGGCCCGGGACCCCGGCCCGCATGCAGCGATGGGCCCGTGGCGGAAGTCGGCTGTGGAGAAGCCGTGGGCCATGCTGCCGGTGGTCTCCTGTACCTTCAGGGCGGTCTCCAGCGCGGCCGGGTAGCACGCACCACGGCCGACCACGGCGATCCGGTGGTGTTCGGTCGGCCTCGTCGCAACCGGTGCGACAGATTCGTGGTCGGCGAGGATGTCGCTGACATGGCGCGGGAGCTGCGCGGCGTCCGCGGCTGTCAGGCCACCGGGCCCCAGACCGCTGGCGATGGCGAGGACGGCGAGCATTTGGCTGGTCACCGTTTTCGTCGCGGGCACCGCCTTCTCGGGTCCCGCAGCGAGGTCGACGCTGTGGTGCGCCAAGCGCGCCAGCGGCGAGCCCGGGTCGTTGGTGACCGTAATGACCGAAGCGCCGCAGGCCGCGTAGCGTCCGGCGATGTCGACGATCTCCGGCGTCTGCCCCGACTGGGACAGCGCGACCAACAGCCAACCGTTGAAGTGCTCCGGGGACCGCTGGTAGGCGGTGGCGATGCTGGGGGCGACCAGGCAGGTCGGCAGGCCGCTTTGGTGCTCGACGGCGTACCGGCCGAGCAGGGCAGCGTGGTCCGATGATCCCCGGGCCAGGAACGCGACCCCGGCGATGCGGCCCATCCCCTCGGCGATGGAGTTCACCTGCCCGGCGATCGGGGCGAACCTGTCAGCGAGGTTGGCCAGAACCTCAGGCTGCTGGCTCATCTCGGCGTGCATGTGCCGCCCGAGGAGTGCGGTGCTCACTGTGTGCCTCCGGTTTGCAGGTCGGGTCGATGCGCTGCGGGGGTCCGGCCGTCGGCTTCGCGTGGGGCGCGGTCCGTCTCTTCGGCTGTCTCGGTGTCGGCCTCCGTGTCGGATTCGAAGACGTGGCCCATGGCGGAGACCAGAGCGGGCCTCCTGGCGCGCAGGAAGATCAGATATCCGGCGCCAAGGACCATCCAGGCGACGATGAGATACGGGACGAGGTTGTTCGGCCACGCGGGCAGCGGATGGATCTGGCCCCATATCGGCAGCAGCATCAAGATCGCGGTGGCCACCGGGAGGACGCCGAGTCGGATCCACCGGAACTCGCTCGGGTGCTCACGCCGGTAGAAGCGGATAACCGCCAGGCTGATCAGGATGTAGATGATGATCATGCCCAGGCCCAGCACGGTGCCCGCGAAGCTGTACACGCCCAACGGCCCGAACTTTGCTCCCATAAGGAAGGTGAAGGCAAAGGAGAAGAGCATGTAGCCGCCGAGGGCGATGTGGGGGATCTGGCGGCGGCTGGTCCGTCCGAGTGCCTTGGGCAGGATTCCTTCGCGGCCCATGGCGAACAACACCCGCACGAAGGAGTTGGAGCCGGAGACGAAGTTCGCGAACTGGCCGACGATCACGGTGAGCATCAACGCCCAGGTGACGCCCCAGTACCGATGGGCCAACGTCGTCCACGGCGAAGCGTCGGCGGCGAATGCGTTCGCGTGCCCTGGGCCGTAGCCGATCGCCGCGCCATAGGCGGTGAGGGCGTAGAAGGTTCCGATGACGATGACCGCGCTGAACAATGCGACCGGTACGGTGCGCTTGGCCGCCTTGGCCTCCTCACCGAGGGTGGCCACCGATTCGAAGCCGATGAACATCAACACGCCCCACAACATGCCCGTGCCCAGGCCGGAGGTGCCGCCCAGCGAGTGGGTGGGGCTGAACGGGGCCAGGCTGAGACCGTGGTCGCCGCCCTTGCCGAGGATGGTGAGCGTGAGGCCGAGCATCACGCCGACTTCGAGGACGAGGAAGACCATCGCGACCTTGGCCGAGTCCGAGATGCCCAGCGCGTTGATGCCCCACACGATCAATCCGAACAGCAAGGTCATCAGCTGCCATGCGATGTGCACATGGAAGACCGCGGCGAGGAACTGGGAGCTGTAGGTGCCGATCGCGGCGAGCAGCATCGGGGCGACCATGCCGTAGCTGAGCAGCAGCAGCCAGCCGGAGATGAAGCCGCCCGCGGGGCCGAAGCCGTGCGTGTTGAACGTGTACGCGAAGCCCGCGGCAGGGATCTTGCGTGCGAACGCGGCGATGGTGTTCGCGACCAGCAAGCAGGCGATCAGAGCGAGCAGGACCGCCAGCGGCAGCGCGTACCCAGCACCCGCGGCGGCCGGTGGGGTGTTGAACGCAACACTCGTGGCGGGCCCCATGAAGGCCATGCACATCGCGACCGAACCGGCGATGGACAAGGTGTTGCGTCGAAGCGAGTGGCGCGCGTTGGTGTCGGTCATCTGCGGGAGTCCTTACAAGCGAAGCGGCTATCGACGTGCGGGTCCGCAGGGGAAGCCTGCGAGGACGCCGACCCAGCCGGGCGAGCACCCTGTGCCATGGTCTGGCGTGAGGACGGTGGTCGGTGCGACGGCAGTGGATTCTCCAAGGGCCACTGTGCTGAACCCGGCTGATCACTTCCCAGCTGGTCCAAGGCGAGCGCGACCGCACCGTAGAGAGAGGCGTCCTCCATGAAATGTGCGGCAACCACCTGCGGGGGGAACGGCACCCTCCGGTCTAGACATGCCGACAAGGCCGGCAGGATTGCGTCGGCCGAGGCCATCATGCCGCCGCCCACCACGACCCGTTCCGGATCAACGAACACCGCGATATTGGCGATCGCCCTGCCCAACGTATCGAGCATCTCGTCCACGATCTCGCGTGCCGCGGAGTCGGTCCGCTCGAACAGCGCCGCCGCGGTCAGCTCGACGCCGAGCAGTTCGCCGGCCCGATCGCCGAGCGCCTTGCCGCCGACGATCTCCTCCAGCGGCGCCCGCCCGTCGGCGACACCAACGGCCGAGGCGCCGCCGGGATCGACATACGCGATCTCCCCCGCGGCCTGATGAGCACCACCCACAACCTCGCCGCCGACCGTCAACGCTGCGGCAATGCCCGTCCCCAGGCTGGCGTAGACACCAGGATCCACGCCTCGCAACGCTCCGAAGCGGACCTCGGCCAGAGCGCCGGCGCGCACATCGTTGCAGACCGCAGGCACCTGATCGATCTCCAGAGCCTGCTGGAGCCGCCGCGCCAGGGCGATGTTCTCCCAGCCCGGAAGGTTCGGCGTCAACAAGATCCGATCAGGCTGGATCACACCGGGGGCCACGGCGGCGTAAGCGCGGACCGGCGCTGCGTAGGCATCCACCGCACGATGCTCCAGGTGGCGGACGGCCGCAGCAGTCCGCTGCAGTGCCTGGTCCGGGCCCTGCTGGGCCCGGGTGTCCAAGCGCACCCGCTCCAGCAGTCCACGGGCGGACGCCAAGGCGACCTCGATGTTCGTCCCGCCGAAATCGACGCCGATCGCCGTCCGCCCACCGTGCCGATCTCGGCCCACGTATCCTTCGAACATGATGAAGAGTCTTTATTAAAGAACCTTTAGCGTCAACCCCCGTTTGGTGATCAACACACGTGAAGCGCCCTACACTGTCGATTCGACAATTTCCGAGGTGAACGATGGTCCACTCCGAGCAGTCCCCCGGCATCCAGAGCGCCGCCGTGGCTCCATCGCTACTGCGCCAGATGAACCAGCGCCTGCTGCTCGACCGGCTCTTCATCCACGGTGCGGCCGTCCGGCCACAACTCGCCCGCGACACCGGCCTCTCCCTGCCCACCGTGATCGCAGCCCTACGCGATCTGGAACAAGCCGGACTGGTCCGGGCCGCAGGACGACTCGAAGCCGCCCAGGGGCGCCCGGCCGCCGCCTACGAAGCAGACCCCACCGCCGGATCAGTCGTCGGTGTCGACATCGGCCGCGAGAAGCTACGCCTGCTCGTCACCGACCTCGCGGGCCAGCCGCTCAGTCGGCTCGAAGTCCGCAACACCGCCCGTACCGCAGGAGCCCTCGTCAACCAAGTCGAGCAAGCTGTCGCCGACGCCACCACCCAGGCCGGACTCGAAGCATCAGACGTCACCCACACCGTCATCGGCTCACCCGGCGTTTTCGACCCCCAGCGCGGACGCATCATGTACGCGGCCAACCTCCCCGGCTGGCAACGCGCCGGCCTCGCCGAAACCCTCACCGAACGACTCGGCACCGCACTGACCATCGACAACGACGCCAACCTCGCAGCCCTCGGTGAACACACCTACGGCGCCGCACGCGGCAGGCGCCACTTCGCCTACCTCACCATCGGCACCGGAGTCGGCCTCGGCCTCGTCCTCGACGGCCGCCTGTACCGAGGGCACAGCGGTGCCGCCGGAGAGGTCGGATACCTCCCCATCGGTGACCGAATCGCCGAAGATCACCCCAGCCACCCACGACGCGGCATGCTCGAGGAAGCCATCGCCGCCGACGCCTTCGTCCGCCACGGCCTCGCCCAAGACATGACAGGCCCCCTCACCGCGGCATCCATATTCACCTCAGCCAGAGACGGCGACCTCCGCGCTCAGCGAGCCATC
This window contains:
- a CDS encoding SIS domain-containing protein, whose amino-acid sequence is MSTALLGRHMHAEMSQQPEVLANLADRFAPIAGQVNSIAEGMGRIAGVAFLARGSSDHAALLGRYAVEHQSGLPTCLVAPSIATAYQRSPEHFNGWLLVALSQSGQTPEIVDIAGRYAACGASVITVTNDPGSPLARLAHHSVDLAAGPEKAVPATKTVTSQMLAVLAIASGLGPGGLTAADAAQLPRHVSDILADHESVAPVATRPTEHHRIAVVGRGACYPAALETALKVQETTGSMAHGFSTADFRHGPIAACGPGSRAVLFAGSGPADDDTRALRGDLTRRGAQVSLSGTGIEADARWPALGHMGECLLATVRGQQLALATAAALGIDPDQPTGLNKVTLTH
- a CDS encoding ROK family protein yields the protein MFEGYVGRDRHGGRTAIGVDFGGTNIEVALASARGLLERVRLDTRAQQGPDQALQRTAAAVRHLEHRAVDAYAAPVRAYAAVAPGVIQPDRILLTPNLPGWENIALARRLQQALEIDQVPAVCNDVRAGALAEVRFGALRGVDPGVYASLGTGIAAALTVGGEVVGGAHQAAGEIAYVDPGGASAVGVADGRAPLEEIVGGKALGDRAGELLGVELTAAALFERTDSAAREIVDEMLDTLGRAIANIAVFVDPERVVVGGGMMASADAILPALSACLDRRVPFPPQVVAAHFMEDASLYGAVALALDQLGSDQPGSAQWPLENPLPSHRPPSSRQTMAQGARPAGSASSQASPADPHVDSRFACKDSRR
- a CDS encoding APC family permease: MTDTNARHSLRRNTLSIAGSVAMCMAFMGPATSVAFNTPPAAAGAGYALPLAVLLALIACLLVANTIAAFARKIPAAGFAYTFNTHGFGPAGGFISGWLLLLSYGMVAPMLLAAIGTYSSQFLAAVFHVHIAWQLMTLLFGLIVWGINALGISDSAKVAMVFLVLEVGVMLGLTLTILGKGGDHGLSLAPFSPTHSLGGTSGLGTGMLWGVLMFIGFESVATLGEEAKAAKRTVPVALFSAVIVIGTFYALTAYGAAIGYGPGHANAFAADASPWTTLAHRYWGVTWALMLTVIVGQFANFVSGSNSFVRVLFAMGREGILPKALGRTSRRQIPHIALGGYMLFSFAFTFLMGAKFGPLGVYSFAGTVLGLGMIIIYILISLAVIRFYRREHPSEFRWIRLGVLPVATAILMLLPIWGQIHPLPAWPNNLVPYLIVAWMVLGAGYLIFLRARRPALVSAMGHVFESDTEADTETAEETDRAPREADGRTPAAHRPDLQTGGTQ
- a CDS encoding alanine racemase, which codes for MFLDLLRRRNPALIDAAISLHQQGQLPANTYVLDLDAITANAQSISSEATRLGLTAFAMTKQIGRNPDACKAITAGGIEASVAVDMECARATFRAGMQLGHIGHLVQVPQAEASAAASMHPANWTVFNHDKARQAAKAAAACGHDQALLARVYAEGDEFYSGHEGGFPAGDVLAVADQLDALDSAHFAGITTFPALLFDRETRTVRRTRNLTTLERAASRLGDHGRTDIQINGPGTTSTETLSALASVGVTQVEPGHALTGTTPWHAVRDLPELPAVCYLSEVSHLYGGRAYCFGGGMYVDPVFPPYPMRAIVGHDPSSAALLSATLPPAQAIDYYGQLHPTGHAAPEIGASVVFGFRIQAFVTRAYTAGITGLSTSTPRVAGIWSADGSATSWPA
- a CDS encoding M4 family metallopeptidase, with amino-acid sequence MGLVGSLVTAIAINASANPDDPRGSDIRLLAYEALKSDPAQTHDARGQTFRTRAIQQDANGDRHIRMDRYYQGLPVIGGDLVLHMTKDGRLKSTSQTISSAPDLDTHPTLSAEDAWKSAFKHTPVRERATDGKGKKGLAAGPGKNSARAARDARAGSRLVVWAGKKRSQLAYENVIRGVRADGTPAEVHTYVEAENGFILGTRDRYLQEKGTGKTLFSGQVELETTPSRQGGFELKDGTRGGMTTLDAKNQCAPEDPECQSAGGGPGGGTGGPDDASGPQDPSGGGDGSGDGRNGNQGAAFGIGPLPALRAASAAYCLSGVPVCYGAGEPGRRLAGIPYSGAGTRSLGEGDDLGGDTPPEDADEDQGGQYPPQSAGDDQGGAGSASPPDGGGSTAPPPDGGDNGQGGGDNGNPLGVPGAAAVVNQDNTFGTGDDADRSTAAADVHFGASQAWDFFQKQFGRDGFGGDGRGPTLYSHYGDGVVNAFADPQNFVAVFGDGDGRNVKPLAELDVVAHEMGHLVTLSNNALSEQGEPSALNESTSDIFGTMTEFFTNNPKDPPDFTLGESLEADGRQKQLQRFMDRPSKDGNSPDCFSPGVGQLGPHSGGGVSNHFFFLLANGSGKSKFGDSPTCDNSQVKGVGNDAAEKIWFRAVTTYFTSNTGFQDARKGSVQAAADLFGKDSTEARTVAAAWNAVNVK
- a CDS encoding ROK family transcriptional regulator, coding for MVHSEQSPGIQSAAVAPSLLRQMNQRLLLDRLFIHGAAVRPQLARDTGLSLPTVIAALRDLEQAGLVRAAGRLEAAQGRPAAAYEADPTAGSVVGVDIGREKLRLLVTDLAGQPLSRLEVRNTARTAGALVNQVEQAVADATTQAGLEASDVTHTVIGSPGVFDPQRGRIMYAANLPGWQRAGLAETLTERLGTALTIDNDANLAALGEHTYGAARGRRHFAYLTIGTGVGLGLVLDGRLYRGHSGAAGEVGYLPIGDRIAEDHPSHPRRGMLEEAIAADAFVRHGLAQDMTGPLTAASIFTSARDGDLRAQRAIAAVAQNLGQLVAGILSFLDPELIVVGGGVGQNLDLLEPHIKKALALITPMRPTMTASALGNEAVVRGAIATGITTARETVFSARTKTS
- a CDS encoding sensor histidine kinase, which translates into the protein MAYSLLQWLVFLPIWRMTYPEPGDGASSSALLVAVNAAEILSALAILTRRRLPMVLAAASLADLWLGGCGITFPLAIYTLVVRGRTRWAVTVGMASVTVPVLDFLLITGERPPVPLFVEDAAVGYLLPMLIAPTLVATTVRAHRALIRSLRRRAGQLQREQELATRNARLEERARIARDIHDVVAHYVGLIVIQAGALEISEAQESTAHTRARLLGDLGRRAMGELRDLLDVLRYEDVDGQGGGEGEASAGSGALGTGAWRKDVQALVNEVRHAGVLATCQVSGEPEKADAAAQRAAYRVIQEGIANAVRHAPGAEVRVTVVASAQSVEVSIRNGPPPKPVAGPTPGGGHGLTGMRERVSMVGGAVWTFATPQGGFSLVARIPAEAAADAGAADEPWAAAEFLGPCPPGEPDDPGSAGGRRGAGASGHPSRARIG